One region of Cydia pomonella isolate Wapato2018A chromosome 9, ilCydPomo1, whole genome shotgun sequence genomic DNA includes:
- the LOC133520970 gene encoding uncharacterized protein LOC133520970 yields the protein MLQIAMVLFTTTIYYILILYKCVFTLMHPSFYYSATAREATECVRSARALSRRLLAAPLHVRLLAWPVQMWLLTAVLAITTDYTIILLQFNHVV from the exons ATGTTACAGATTGCAATGGTGTTATTTACAACTACAATATACTATATACTGATTCTATATAAATGTGTTTTTACCCTGATGCACcca AGTTTTTATTATTCAGCAACAGCACGCGAGGCGACCGAGTGCGTGCGATCTGCGCGTGCGTTGTCACGGCGACTGCTTGCGGCGCCGCTGCACGTGCGACTGTTGGCGTGGCCGGTGCAGATGTGGCTGCTCACCGCAGTTTTGGCCATTACGACCGACTATACTATTATACTTTTACAGTTCAATCATGTCGTATAG